A single window of Verrucomicrobiota bacterium DNA harbors:
- a CDS encoding ABC transporter ATP-binding protein — protein sequence MSNLLNVFKFGWPFMRQYWTRLATALMLSVLFGLSNASFVWVTKTLFERMATDHQATSAVASAKPAETAPAVVAPPATDVRHYLKAINRYLLRWLDPWLPLMGRAIDWKQIVGGLLILPIMVAFSRYLGYLATYCTNWVSERVIADLRVAMLRKLNSLSLDYFNRSTMGDLTTRVNSDTAAVQRCMSLGFNDLIKEPITVISVFSALFFVDAKLTLLAIVFLPLCTLPLIYLGRKVRKAAKSVVSAVVSQASLLLEVLSGIRVVKAFGLEAEQELRYREYARQTVHHGMKGVQARELVNPLMETIAMFGLGLLITVIFYTRTSLPDLVGFLTGVIVMFTPIKKLANVGILFQQTSVGVDRLLQVMNEQPSVKEPVPPKSLNKFQTALNFDKVSFSYGQKPVLQDLSLVIPRGHKLGIAGESGCGKSTLVNLVFRFYDPTAGRVLLDGVDIREFSSHALRLQMALVSQEIVIFDQTVAQNIACGRTGATRAEVEFAAHQAYAHEFIMQLPQGYDSRVGERGVTLSVGQRQRLCIARAFVRNAPILVLDEATASLDSQAESEVQAAIDRLEENRTVICIAHRLSTLTTMDNIIVLGQGRILEAGTFDELLRRRGVFANMAQKQGIQIPT from the coding sequence ATGAGCAATTTACTCAACGTGTTTAAGTTTGGTTGGCCGTTCATGCGTCAGTACTGGACGCGGCTGGCGACTGCCTTGATGCTGAGTGTCCTGTTTGGCCTTTCCAATGCGAGCTTCGTCTGGGTGACCAAAACGCTGTTCGAGCGCATGGCAACCGATCACCAGGCCACCTCCGCCGTCGCCTCCGCCAAACCCGCCGAGACTGCGCCCGCCGTTGTTGCCCCCCCCGCTACCGACGTTCGCCATTACTTAAAGGCCATCAACCGCTACCTGCTGCGCTGGTTGGATCCCTGGCTGCCCCTGATGGGCCGCGCCATTGATTGGAAGCAGATTGTGGGCGGTCTGCTGATCCTGCCGATCATGGTGGCGTTCAGCCGTTACCTCGGGTATCTGGCCACCTACTGCACCAACTGGGTCAGCGAACGGGTCATCGCGGACCTGCGCGTGGCCATGTTGCGCAAACTGAACAGCCTGTCCCTCGATTATTTCAACCGGTCCACCATGGGCGACCTGACCACCCGGGTTAATTCGGACACCGCCGCCGTGCAGCGCTGCATGAGCCTGGGTTTCAACGATCTGATCAAGGAGCCAATCACCGTCATTAGCGTCTTTTCCGCCTTATTCTTTGTGGATGCCAAGCTCACGTTGCTGGCGATTGTCTTTTTGCCCCTGTGTACGCTGCCCTTGATCTACCTGGGACGCAAGGTGCGCAAGGCAGCCAAAAGTGTGGTGTCGGCGGTAGTATCCCAGGCGAGCCTGTTGCTCGAAGTGCTTTCCGGCATTCGGGTGGTGAAGGCCTTTGGGCTGGAAGCGGAGCAGGAGTTGCGCTATCGCGAATATGCCCGCCAAACGGTGCATCATGGCATGAAAGGAGTGCAGGCGCGCGAATTGGTCAATCCGCTCATGGAAACCATTGCCATGTTTGGGCTGGGGTTGCTCATCACGGTGATCTTTTACACGCGCACCAGCCTGCCGGACCTGGTCGGTTTCCTCACCGGCGTAATCGTCATGTTTACGCCCATCAAGAAACTTGCCAATGTCGGCATCCTGTTCCAGCAGACCAGCGTGGGGGTGGACCGGTTGCTGCAAGTCATGAACGAGCAGCCTTCCGTGAAGGAACCCGTGCCGCCGAAGTCACTGAACAAATTTCAAACCGCCCTGAACTTTGACAAGGTCAGCTTCTCATACGGGCAAAAACCGGTGCTGCAGGATCTGAGTCTGGTCATCCCACGGGGACATAAGCTCGGCATTGCGGGTGAAAGTGGTTGCGGCAAGAGTACCCTGGTGAACCTGGTGTTTCGTTTCTACGATCCCACCGCCGGGCGGGTGCTGCTGGATGGCGTGGATATTCGTGAATTTTCCAGCCATGCCCTCCGTCTGCAAATGGCCCTGGTCAGTCAGGAGATCGTCATTTTCGATCAAACGGTGGCCCAAAACATCGCGTGCGGACGCACCGGCGCTACGCGTGCCGAAGTGGAGTTCGCCGCCCATCAGGCGTATGCGCATGAGTTTATCATGCAATTGCCGCAGGGGTATGACTCCCGCGTCGGGGAAAGGGGCGTCACCCTCTCGGTCGGCCAGCGGCAACGCCTATGCATCGCCCGTGCCTTTGTGCGCAATGCCCCCATCCTGGTGCTGGACGAGGCCACCGCCTCGCTGGATTCCCAGGCGGAATCCGAAGTGCAGGCGGCGATTGACCGGCTGGAGGAGAACCGGACGGTGATTTGCATTGCCCATCGTCTGTCCACCTTGACCACGATGGATAACATCATTGTGCTCGGCCAGGGACGCATCCTCGAAGCGGGCACCTTTGACGAGCTTTTGCGCCGACGCGGCGTCTTTGCCAATATGGCGCAAAAACAGGGAATCCAAATCCCAACTTAA